A window of the Branchiostoma floridae strain S238N-H82 chromosome 12, Bfl_VNyyK, whole genome shotgun sequence genome harbors these coding sequences:
- the LOC118427835 gene encoding zinc finger protein 525-like, with protein sequence MSTTSSAQSLDDARRKTKKNSSVRSLREEKRYRCEECNKQFRELGALKKHMRTHTGEKPYRCEECSRQFGRQDSLKRHVRTHTGDKPYRCEECSRQFSRMSHLEEHMRTHTGEKPYRCEECSRQFSRLATLKSHIRTHTGEKPYKCEECSRQFSEWRDLKRHMRTHTGEKPYKCEECTKQFSQLGNLKAHMRTHTGEKPQRCEECSRQFSQLSDLKKHMRTHTGEKPYRCEECTRQFTRLDSLKKHMETHTTERVQV encoded by the coding sequence ATGTCGACAACAAGCAGTGCCCAGAGTTTGGATGACGCCAGGAGAAAGACGAAAAAGAATTCTTCTGTGCGATCTCTTAGAGAGGAGAaacgctacaggtgtgaggagtgcaacaagcagtttCGTGAGTTGGGTGCTCTGAAgaaacatatgcggactcacacaggggagaaaccgtacaggtgtgaggagtgcagcaggcagtttggTCGGCAAGATAGTCTGAAAAGACatgtgcggactcacacaggtgacaaaccttacaggtgtgaggagtgcagcaggcagttcagtcggatGAGTCATCTTGAggaacacatgcggactcacacaggggagaaaccctacaggtgtgaggagtgcagcaggcagtttagtcggcTGGCTACTCTTAAGagtcacatacggactcacacaggggagaaaccctacaagtgtgaggagtgtagcaggcagttcagtgagtggagagatctgaagagacacatgcgaactcacacaggggagaagccctacaagtgtgaggagtgcaccaagcagttcagtcagctggggaatctgaaggctcacatgcggactcacacaggggagaaaccccaacggtgtgaggagtgcagcaggcagtttagtcagctgagtgatctgaagaaacacatgcggactcacacaggcgagaaaccctacaggtgtgaggagtgtaccAGGCAGTTCACTCGGCTGgatagtctgaagaaacacatggaaaCTCACACAACAGAACgtgtacaagtgtga
- the LOC118427966 gene encoding zinc finger protein 208-like → MSTTGSAQSLGDVNRKAKKDSSVRSLREEKRYRCEECSKKFSHLGNLKAHCSRQFSQFCNLKKHMRTHTGDKPYRCEECSRQFSRLDELRKHMHTHTGEKPYRCEECSRQFSQLGHLKTHIRSHTGEKPYRCEECSRQFGRPDSLNTHMRTHTGEKPYTCEECSKQFSKLGHLKSHMRTHTGEKPYMCEECSRQFSQLGALKTHMRSHTGEKPYKCEECSKQFSQLGELKKHMRTHTGEKPYKCEKCSKQFCQQGPLKTHMRTHTGEKPYKCEDCSKQFSQKSNLKSHMRTHTGEKPYRCEECSRQFSELGSLTKHMRTHTGEKPYKCEECNKQFRVQQAGEKPYRCEECGRQFSRLDHIKTHMRTHTGEKPYKCEECRRQFSELGNLKTHMRTHTGEKPYMCEECGKEFSQLSDLKTHMRTHTGEKPYMCEECSRQFSKLGNLNAHMRTHTGEKPYRCEECSKQFSRLGHLKTHMRTHTGEKPYKCEECSRQFSQLGNLDSHMRTHTGEKPCRCEECGGQFSELGALKKHMRTHTGEKPYRCEECSRHFGLLDALKTHMRTHTGEKPYKCAECNKQFSLFHLLKSHMRTHTGEKPYKCMQCRRQFSQLSAKNKHMRTHTGEKPYKCEDCSKQFSQLWNLKAHMQTHTGEKPYRCEECSRQFCQLSNLKTHMLTHTGEKPYKCEECSKQFSRLDSLEKHMRSHTGEKPYRCEECSRQFIQLGNLKRHMRTHTGEKPYNCEECSKQFSQLGALKRHIRTHTKEKPYRCEECSKQFSHLDSLKTHMRTHTGEKPYKCEKCSRQFSNLGNLNKHIRTHTGEKPYVCEECSKQFSQLGNLERHMRTHTGEKPYKCAECNKQFSQLSAKNKHMRTHTGEKPYKCGECSTQFSQLSNLKTHMLTHTGEKPYKCEECSKQFSRLDSLEKHMRSHTGEKPYRCEECSRQFSQLSDLERHMRTHTGEKPYQCDGCSKQFSRLDSLEKHMRTHTGEKPFRCEECSRQFSELGTLKTHMRTHTGEKPYQCEECSRQFSELGNLKKHMRTHTGEKPYNCEECRRQFSEFGNLKRHMLTHKGEKQV, encoded by the exons ATGTCAACAACAGGCAGTGCCCAGAGTTTGGGTGACGTCAACAGAAAGGCAAAAAAGGATTCTTCTGTGCGATCTCTTAGAGAGGAGAaacgctacaggtgtgaggagtgcagcaagaaGTTCAGTCATCTGGGTAATCTAAAGGCtcac tgcagcaggcagttcagtcagttctgtaatctgaagaaacacatgcggactcacacaggagacaaaccctacaggtgtgaggagtgcagcaggcagttcagtcggctggatgAGCTTAGAAAACATATGcatactcacacaggggagaaaccctacaggtgtgaggagtgcagcaggcagttcagtcagctgggtcatctgaagactcacattcggtctcacacaggggagaaaccctacaggtgtgaggagtgcagcaggcagtttggTCGACCGGATTCTCTGAatactcacatgcggactcacacaggtgagaaaccctacacgtgtgaggagtgcagcaagcagtttagcaaGCTTGgtcatctgaagagtcacatgcggactcacacaggtgagaaaccctacatgtgtgaggagtgcagcaggcagtttagtcagcttggtgctctgaagactcacatgagatctcacacaggggaaaaaccctacaagtgtgaggagtgcagcaagcagttcagtcagctgggtgagctgaaaaaacacatgcggactcacacaggagaaaaaccctataaatgtgagaagtgcagcaaacagttttgTCAGCAGGGTCCTCTGAAAACGCACATGCGGacacacactggagagaaaccgtacaagtgtgaggactgcagcaagcagtttagtcagaAGAGTAATCTGAAgagccacatgcggactcacacaggtgagaaaccttacaggtgtgaggagtgcagtaggcagttcagtgagctgggtagtCTAACAaaacatatgcggactcacaccggtgagaagccatacaagtgtgaggagtgcaacaagcagttca gagtgcagcaagca ggggagaaaccatataggtgtgaagagtgcggcaggcagttcagtaggtTGGATCATATAaaaactcacatgcggactcacacaggggagaaaccatacaaatgtgaaGAGTGCCgaaggcagttcagtgagctgggtaatctgaagacacacatgcggactcacacaggggagaaaccctacatgtgtgaggagtgcggcaaggaGTTCAGCCAGCTTTCTgatctgaagacacacatgcggactcacacaggggagaaaccctacatgtgtgaggagtgcagcaggcagttcagtaagctgggtaatctgaatgctcacatgcggactcacacaggggagaaaccctacaggtgtgaggagtgcagcaagcagttcagtcggctgggtcatctgaagacacacatgcgcactcacacaggggagaaaccctacaagtgtgaggagtgcagcaggcagttcagtcagcttggAAATCTGGACAGccatatgaggactcacacaggtgagaaaccttgcaggtgtgaggagtgcggcgggcagttcagtgagctgggtgctttgaagaaacacatgcggactcacacaggggagaaaccctacag gtgtgaggagtgcagcaggcattTTGGTCTGCTGGATGctctgaagacccacatgcggactcacacaggggagaaaccctacaagtgtgcggagtgcaacaagcagttcagccttttccatcttctgaagagtcacatgcggactcacacaggcgagaaaccctacaaatgcatGCAGTGCAggaggcagttcagtcagctgagtgccAAGAacaaacacatgcggactcacacaggggagaaaccctacaagtgtgaggattgcagtaagcagttcagtcagctttggaatctgaaggctcacatgcaaacgcacacaggagagaaaccctacaggtgtgaggagtgcagcaggcagttctgTCAGCTGAGTAatttgaagactcacatgcttactcacacaggggagaaaccctacaagtgtgaggagtgcagcaagcagttcagtcggctggacAGTCTAGAGAAACACATGCGGagtcacacaggggagaaaccctacaggtgtgaggagtgcagcagacagttcattcagctgggtaatctgaaaagacacatgaggactcacaccggtgagaagccctacaattgtgaggagtgcagcaagcagttcagtcagctgggtgctctgaaaagacacatacggactcacacaaaggagaaaccctacagatgtgaggagtgcagcaagcagttcagtcatctggattctctgaagactcacatgcggactcacacaggagagaaaccctataaatgtgagaagtgcagcagacagttcagtaaTCTGGGTAATCTGAACAAACATAtccgaactcacacaggtgagaaaccttacgtttgtgaggagtgcagcaagcagttcagtcagcttggCAATCTagagagacacatgcggactcacacaggggagaaaccctacaagtgtgcggagtgcaacaa gcagttcagtcagctgagtgccAAGAacaaacacatgcggactcacacaggtgagaaaccctacaagtgtggggagtgcagcacgcagttcagtcagctgagtaatttgaagactcacatgcttactcacacaggggagaaaccctacaagtgtgaggaatgcagcaagcagttcagtcggctggacAGTCTAGAGAAACACATGCGGagtcacacaggggagaaaccctacaggtgtgaggagtgcagcaggcagttcagtcagctgagtgatcttgaaagacacatgcggactcacacaggggagaaaccttaccaATGTGACgggtgcagcaagcagttcagtcggctggacAGTCTagagaaacacatgcggactcacacaggtgagaaacccttcaggtgtgaggagtgcagcaggcagttcagtgagctgggtacaCTGAAGactcatatgcggactcacacaggtgagaaaccttaccaatgtgaggagtgcagcaggcagttcagtgagctgggtaatctgaagaaacacatgcggactcacacaggggagaagccttacAATTGTGAGGAGTGCCGCAGGCAGTTTAGTGAGTTCGggaatctgaagagacacatgctgACTCACAAAGGTGAgaaacaggtgtga